The region ATAAACCCTTTGGGAATATCTAGGAACTAAGGAAGCAAAGGTCTTTTAATAGTTGAAGTAGCTATCACAAAGTCCTAGTTCTTTGCAGAGGAAAGGCTTTTAAGGATAAGAAGTTTTATTAACTCTTACTTTACATACAATGTTAATAAACTAAATAATGTTTCTCAGTGAACAGCAGATTAGAAGCATAAAGTTACTATTGTATAATAAATTATTAAAGGTTGGAATCTtgatggaagagaaagaaaattagctGATCACCTAACAGAggcaaaaaaaaactacaaaaaatgcatcaaaaaaagagagaaaggagatgGGGGACttcttgtttaatgggtacagaggttATGCTTGGGATGATGATGAAGTCCCAGAAATGGACAGTGATGATGGTTGTACAATACTGTAATAGACTTAATATCAGTGAATTGTATACTTAAGAATAACTAAAATTGTAAATTTAActctatgtatattttaccaaagtaaaaaattttttaaagagagaatcttGCTTTGTTCTTTATCCCCTTACCTTGAAGTTTGTGGTCCCTATCTTGCTTTTCCCTAAAAGCCAAGGTCCTCAATTATTACTCAACATAGTGTGCTAGAGATCCTAACCGTgacaatcagataacacaaaagagataaaaggcatccaaattggtaagaaagaagttaaactgtcacagtttgcagatgacatgatagtgtacataaaaaaatctaaagaatccaccccaaaactactaaaactaataactgaattcaataaagttgcaggatacaaaataaatacacagaaatctgttgcactcctatataataatgatgaactagcagaaagagaaatcagaaaaacaattccattcacaattgcatcaaaaaaaataaaataattccattcataattgcatcaaaaagaataaaatacctaggaataaacctaaccaaggaagtgaaagacctataccctgaaaactacaagacactgttaagagaaattaaagaagataccaataaatagaaacacatcccatgctcataataggaagaattaatattgtcaaaatggccatcctgtctaaagcaatctatagattcaatgcaatccctatcaaaataccaacatcattcttcaatgaactagcgaaaatcattctaaaattcacatagaaccacgaaagacctcgaatagccaaaacagttctgagaaggaagaataaagctgggggcattactttccccaacttcaagttctactacaaagccacaataatcaagacaatttggtactggcacaagaacagaccaatagactaatggaacagactagagagccctgatataaacccaaccatatatgctcaattaatatacaataaaggagccatggatatacaatggggaaatgacagcctcttcaacagctggtgttggcaaaactggagagctacatgcaagagaatgaaactggaattgtctaaccccatacacagaagtaaactcgaaatggaccaaagacttgaatgtaagtcatgaaaccataaaactcttagaagacaacataggcaaacatctcctgaatataagcatgaccaccttcttcctgaacgcatctcctcaagcaagggaaacaaaagcaaaaatgaactcatgggactacaccaaactaaaaagtttctgtacagcaaaggacaccatcaacagaacaaaaaggcatcctacagtattggagaatatatttgcaaatgacatatctgacaaggggttatatacaaaatgtataaagaacttacacacctcaacatccaaaaagcaaataacccgattaaaaaatgggcagaggatatgaagacacagttctccaaagaagaaattcagatggccaacagacacatgaaaagatgctccacatcactaatcatcggggaaatgcaaattaaaaccacaatgagatatcaatcacaccagtaaggatggccagcatcaaaaagacaaagaacaacaaatgctggtgaggatgcagagaaaggggagccctcctacactgctggtgggaatgtaagctagttcaaccattgtggaaagcaatatggaggttcctcaaaaaactaaaaatagaaataccatttgatccgggaatcccactccttggaactcacccaaagaatacaacttctcagattcaaaaagacatatgcacccctatgtttattgcagcactatttacaatagccaagatatggaagcaacctaagtgttcatcagtagatgaatggataaagaagaggtggtacaatatatacacaatggaatactattcaggcataagaaagaaacaaatcctaccatttgcaacaacatagatggagctggaggacattatgctcagtgaaataagccaggcggagaaagacaagtgccaaatgatttccctcatttgtggagtataacaatgaagcaaaactgagagaacaaaatagcagcagactcagagactccaagaatgaactagtggttaccaaaggggaggagtgtgggaggacaggtgaggaggcagggagaaggggattgaggggtattatgtttagtacacatggtgtgggggatcacggggagaacagtgtagcacaaagaaggcacataatggatctgtggcatcttgctgcactgaccaacagtgactgcattggggtatgggtggggacttgataatatgggtaaatgtagtaaccacattgttttttcatgtgaaaccttcataagagtatatatcaagcataccttaattttaaaaaagtagagaaaaaaataaaataaaataaaatacctaggaacaaacctaaccaaggaagtgaaagacctatacctgaaaactacaagacactcatgagaaaaattaaagaagataccaataaacagaaacacatcccatgctcatggataggaagaattaatattgtcaaaatggccaccctgcctaaagcgatctacagattcaatgcaatccctatcaaaataccaatggcgttcttcaacaaactagagcacatagttcttaaattcatatggaaccacaaaagaccccaaatagccaaagcaatcctgaaaaaaagaacaaagctggagagattacactccctgacttcaggctctactacaaagctacagtaatcaaaacaatttggtactggcacaagaacagatccataaatcaatggaacagaatagagagcccagatgtaaactcacacatatatggtcaattagtatatgataaagggccatgaatatacaatgggaaaaagacagccccTTCAATAACcactgctgggaaaactggacagctatatgcaagagaatgaaactgattacagtctaatcccatatacaaaagtaaactcaaaatggatcaaggacctgaatataagtcatgaaaccataaaacccttagaggaaaacaaaggcaaatatctcttgaacataagtattcGCAATTTCTTCcttgggaaagagaaaaaaaaatgaacaagtggaaccaCATCAaacaaaaatcttctgtacagcaaagaacaccagcagcagaacaaaaaggcaacctacagtatgggagaatatttcatAAATGATTCGTCCAATagggtgttaacatccaaaatacataaagaactcatatgcttcaacacccaaaaaacaaataaccagattaaaaaatgggagggggctctgaacagacatttctccaaggaagaaatacagatggccaacaggcacatgaaaagatgctctacatcgctaattatcaaggaaatgaaaattaaaaccacagtaagatttCACTTCACACCagacagaatggccactatccaaacaacaagaaataacaagttttggtgttggtgaggatgtggagaaatgagaataCTCctgtgctgttggtgggaatgtgaattggtgcaattgctgtggaaagcagtatggagttcccttaaaaaactaaaagtagaaataccatttggcccagtagttctacttctaggaatttacctgaagaaaacaaaaccccagatttgaaaagatacatgcacccctatgtttattgctgcattacttacaatagccaagataggaaaggaacctaagtgtccatcaatagaaaaatggatgaagatgatgtggtgcatatacacaatggaatattattcagccattaaaaatccctgccatttgcaacaatatggatggatctagagggtatcatgctcagtgaaataagccaggaggagaaagacaaatactatatgatttcacttatttgtggaatataaaaacaaagcaaaaaagaatgaacaaaacagcagtagactcatagacactgagaagtgacttgtggttaccatgggggaggggttggagtagATGgatgaggagggtgagggggataaaagggcacaaaaattctgaaTCATAATATCAGTCAGTcatggggataatagtacagcatggagactatagtaaatgattctataacatttttgtatgttgatagaTAGGAATCACTCTAGTagaggtgaagatttaataatgtgtgcttAGCtctcttttctgaaatatttctattatatgtgtattttaacatccaatatcattttatttgtttttaataaatataaagtagAACAGGAAGCTACAACACAAGAATATATAGGCAGAGAGATTTTCTGGGCCGCAAACAAGGAAGCAAGGTGCAGTTTTCTCCTGTCAGAAGGCTAGAGtgctaaaacagaaaaaaagtacatataCTTTGAAATCAGTAAGACATTGGGCTAAATCCCCAGTCTGCCACTTACCTCTTTTTAACCTATTTCCTTACCTTTCAAGGGAGGAAATACCTAACTGATTGGGTGGCAGGTAAAGAATAAAGGTCATATGAAACTGgcttttattctcattaataccaccacacacacacacagaggcttcCAAAGTCACCTATAGACCAGATAACTGCCGGCCTAATGAAGAATTCTTTGCAGAAGGTTGGTTAGCTTTAGGAGAAAATTTTCTGTCACTATCAAAACAAGTACCTCCAGTACCTGAGATGATTTAGGAGAGCCAAATGAATCATTCATCTTTTATATATCCAGACTGATTCAGAATGTCTAATTTCCACTATTTTCTTGGCTATCTACTTGGGAGCTGTGAAGGAAATAGGGGAAGGCATGGCAGCTGAGAGGTAGCCACAGTCTATCAAGGTCCATGGCAAGTTTAATGCAAAATATAGTAGCTGTGCCTGACCATCTTCACAGGGTTTTTAGAAATGTGGAACAAGAGAAATCATTTTGCAGGTTTATAAAACAAATCCCTTTTTCTTTGACACCAATAAGTATAGTTTGGACCACCGAAAGAGTGTAAGGAGTCTCTTGCTGACATTGCCCCTCAGGGGTGGAGGCCAATCTGAGTCAGATGCTTACTGTGAAACTAATGAAATAACCATAGTACCTCCCTAAAAGGACAGGAAACCAgcaacacattcttttcaagaaaaCCCAAATGACCGTGCCAGGATTCCAGGAACCCTGTGTACCTTTTGCAGCATAAAAGGCAGGGGTCTCCTTTCATATCATAAACTTCATTGCTTTGCACATTTATTATGACAACTTTCCAGAAGGTGGCACTACACACATTGAGGATAACATGCCACTTTCTAATTTGCATAAAGGTACACGCTGGAGGCGGCCAGGGGCCCCGGGTAGGTGAGgttactacagaaataaaaacaccatCTGTAGGGATGGTGAAGTTGAGAGTGCATGTAGTGCTTATAATCTTGACAAAGAATCAGGAAAACTGATTTTGAAATAGAGAATAAGTAGAACTAATGAACTGAACTaatgaagtgaaaagaaaaatgaaaattgttaTATAATTCTAAAATACAGGGCTATAAAAGAATCAGGCAAGAGGTAATGATTTGTTCTAATACCAAATACATAAGACTAACCCCATTGAGAGTTTGATTTTACCAGAAACCTCTCACCAGTATTAACAGATTGTATATAAAGCTTGATTATGTGTTTATAAGCTAGAGGGCCAGGAGCATCTTTGTTCTGCTTTACTGTCTCTTTAGCCTGTACCTGAAAAATTTGGTactactgggcagggtggggcacATTCCCAGCCCTATGGTAAGAACCCTGTCTTGTATCCCTTTGCTCTGCCCTTGGCTAACAAGAAGCTATGGAAGTGGTTAGAATGCTCAGCCTAGAGAGCAGGTTAGCACTGATCACAACAAATTAAAGTGATATTTGGTATCCATTGCAGAACATTCAACTCGTAAATGTTCGCTCCTGTATATTTGTTTCATTTGAGCAGGTATATCAAGAGTAGGTGTTCCTGAAATAAGACTTTGTGAGCCTCATTTATGGAGACTCAGTTTATGGGTCTCGTTTGGAGAAATGACTACTGGTAACCTTAGCCTTATTTTTGTTTCAAGTTTAGAAGTGCAGATACCTGGTACTAAATTTCAAGACCTAGTAACCAGATTCTTGCGACGGGGTGGGGGAGAACCCAGGAATCTGCATCTTGTCAATCTCCCCAGTCGATTACCTCTACCATAGACAGAGGTGGCAGGAGGCAGCTTCACAAAAGATGGTATGGTTTTATGCTGAGAGCACTTAGGGCCATTTTAGACAAGAGAGTCAGTCTGATAGACACATTAGCTATCTCCTTAAGGTGAATTTTCCTGTGCTCTAACCTGTATAGAGTAGGCAACAAAAAAGGAAACCTCCCAGTTTCTCCACCTTTCAGATGAAGTAGGCTGCTACAGGTTAGCCTGGGAATTTAGATACTCAACAGTGGAATCATTCAGCATCTTTTCCTTACCAAATGGCTATTGAGGAACTATCATAGGATCTCTTACATTATAGGATACCTGTAGGGAATGTGGACACCTATAGCACAAAGATGCTGCCTTTTGAGATACAAGCAATAAATACCTTGGTTGACAGAGCAGGGATGTCTCACAAGCCCATCCCCCATACAGGTGTCAGTGCCGGGTCACTGCTGGAGCTGGAACAGGACTGAGGCCCAGATGGCCAGACCCAAGTCCATGACAGCCCAGGAAGTTCAGGTTAgcaagaggctgtcctttccaaCCCCCATACCTGCTCTCCCAGGTATCATTTAGATCCCTTTGTTTAAAGATTAATACACAAATATCTATCCTGCCCTTTCTTCTTTGATGAGCTAAATAATACTCTAAAAGTACTCTAAAAGATACTCTCAGGGAAATGAAATTTTAGTCTTTCCTTTTTCACTTCATTAGTTCTTCAGTACCTACGATGCCTTATCAGAGAGGACATACTTTGCTAATTATGACCTAACATTATGTACTCACACCTGAACTGGCAAGTTAAATATACTACGTCACTGTCCCACAGATGGTGTCCCCATACCTCCACTGGAAAGCAGAAAATGACAACCCATGCTCAAACACTTCACTAATTTTacattacagatgagaaaactaaggctaaGGGATTAATGGCAAATACACCATGTTCCTTCGATTTTTTTACCTAGAATTAACCAAAGTCTGTAttattacatacaaaggaaaaacatcCTTGAAACTCAGGCACACCATGCCAGGCTTCATGCAGCCATAGATTAAGCTTTGTCAGCTTTTTTCAAGAGaactgtcttccttggaaaaagtCTGTTAAACTAAAACAACTATGTATGCAACAATAAAGCTGTGATATGCAAGAGCATCGGATTTTGAGAAATGCTGACAACAGAATGAAATACATGTAGGCACAAACTTGagacacaaaaacagacaaagcCACTACCAGTGTGCAGTTTGTGGCAAAAAGCAAGGGCTAGTGATGTTCCTCTAAAAGCTGAGAGTGGGCTCCTTTATATTTTGTCTTGCTTATTAATAGCCTTGAGATCTGTCTCCTTTTCATAAGCAATTCACTTGGCACTGTAACTCTCATAATGAAGAAATGCAAAAATTTATGTTCAGGATAAGAAGGTATGTATGTAACCATAGTATATGAATTTTCCAACCAATTAGAATAAACCAGTGTTGGGAGTTACATGGCAGAAGGGCAAGGTCAAGTCCAATTCAGATTaagcaaaactttttaaaaaggcagttgCTATAGAAAATGCCAATTACTGGGGGCAGGTAGGCAAGTGAATGCATAGGCTTCATCCTGGATGCCCAGAAACTGAGAcaggccaccttcctggaaacCACAGATTCCTTAGTTTCAAGTATCTCATTGAGTCCCTAGCCTCCAATTCAACTCTTTTACTGATTCCTGGAGTTACCTCAAGGGGCAAAATTTTAGTTGTGTAACCTTGTAAGCTTTGCTGGGCTCATTCAAACCAAGGGTGCACGTGAAGTTACATGCTGCTTCCTTGTTTGCATGGGGGAAAAAGGGGTGGAGCAGGGTAGAAAGTGGGGACAAATTTGTCTTAAGACTTTGGTTCTGCTTTAAGGTAGCACTGTGAGACTTCTATCAGAAACAGACAGAAGCATGacagttgacccctgaacaacacaggggttagaGGCACTGAACCTCCCAGAAAGTTGAAAAGCATGtgtaacttctgactcccccaaaacttaactactagtgTTAACTAAAAACCTGATAACATAAAGTTGATCAACACATactttgtgtattttatattcttaCAATACAGTAAGctagaagaaaaaatgttttttcaaactgtcacgcatctaaaaattttttccaatatatttattgaaaaaatccacatacacatacatctgtgcagttcaaacctgttttTCAAGGGTCAAATGTAGTTCTATTTAAGTTCTaagatgtttttttgtttttttaaactgcaGCTTTGTTATAAGGAGATTCATGTTATTTTCTAAATAACTGGCCAACATTGAGGGGGCTAAAAGTCTGAACAGCCTTAGCAGGAGGTTAGAAGAACCTTTTTCTAACAGGGGATCCAAAGACTTTTACTTCTCATTATTCTCTCACGTTCTTCTAAAGGAATCTCACTAACAACTGTTAGTGACTTTTTCCCAGTGACAACACAGTAAATTAAATCCAGCTGGGTCTGAACACTGAACAATCTTGCTCCAGGGCTCACACTTTGCAATGGCCCCTTGTTAAGAAATGCTTATTGCCTTTTCAGGAGACTGGTGGAAATAGTCACTGGCTTCCTTTCAGTTTGGATTCCTTTTCAGCAAGGCAGTCAGCCATGAGTAGGTCCTCCTACTGGCTTAAAAACCCACTTTCAGGGGCCCAGTTAATGGGCAAATGAAGGCAACACCTGTTACCTTATAAAATTCTTACATACACATTAGCTCTTAACTTGTTTAAAACCTGTTATCAAACACTCCATTTTTAACACTAGCCTGGCAATGTTTATTACCCTGCCAAATTCCCCAGCAGGACAACTGGAATTCATGTCTGTGTATTAATACCCCATCATGCAGGCCAAGCAGCTCTATGGAAGCAACACATGAAGCACATGGAACACACAAGCATAAAATTCATCTATTCTGCAATGAATTTTATTGAATTCATCAGGGGACATTCctttatggaaaataaaaaactgaagttgTACAAGCATGTAATGTGAGACAAACCAGCGAGGAGGCCTGCTCAGACCATACTGGAGCCGACATCAGTTTATACCATAGGCAACATGAAGGTGTTTTTATTCAACAGAGACAGCAACAGTGGTAACACAGAGAGACTATAAATGCACTGAACTTTTTTGAGTTCTGGCAATGCTCCAATCAATCTATCATTCTTTTTTACAAGCCAGATAAACAGAACTCATCTGTTACAGCCAGAAACTTCAAAGCTCTTAATTCAGTTGGAAATGACTACAACTGAGAACCTTTTTTCTAGCAAGCTACTTCCCCAATCAGAGTTGTCTAGCAGGTTAATTTCAGCGTAACAGAAGGTATCATCTGGCCGGCTGCAACATGCACTGGCGACAAGGACAGGTTTAATGTGTTCTGTGCTGAGGCTGTTGGGCCTCCTGGCTAGCTGTGTCTGTTCCTGCACCTTGGTCCTGAGTATTCTAGGACTCAGTCGGCTGAGGATAAAAGGGACCTACCAGCCAGTTGAGGGGTGTGTTGTTAACAAGATAATCCATCACATCATCTAAAGACTCCTTCATTTTCTGCAGCTGCCCCTTGCTAGAAGTGAGAAGGCTGTCGGACACTTCCTTAAAGGAGGCAGCATTGCGGAACACTGAGTAGATGTCGCCAGCCATCATCCCCACATGACTGGCCTGATCTTGGATGTTCTGTGGTAAACCCTGCATGTTGGACAGGAGGGTATGGCACGTGGTCTGGAGCTGCTGAGTCAGGTTGCGGGCAACAGCAAGAGTACGTGACTCAATgtgctaaaaataaaacaaatttaaaaataagcagtaGGTCCAACAGTGCTATATATATGAATTAGTTCAATTATAGTAAGCTGGTTTATGTGTCCACCACATAACATAGATTCTCTGACTTTTAAAAACCCTTATAACAACTCTGAATTCAGTATTATTCACATTTCATAAGTATACATACTAGCTCCTAGGACTACAACATGCTCTTTCTTCTGTCTTGAGCATTAATCTCCTTATTGCCCTTTCACCTAGTTTATTCACCCATTAAGTctcagcttagcatttctctcttccaGGAAGCCATGTGACTCACCCATCCTCACTCACCTTTCCTGCTATCATATGATCCTTCCTATTATATCGTATAACATTCTTATAGCACCTATATTTATGCTGTCAAATAACTATGATAGTAAAAATGCCTGTATCACCGTTAGTCTGCACCCATTATGAAAGCAAGGCTCATGTTTCTCATTTAATAGTATCCTGATATCCCTGTCAGTTGTTAGATCAAgttttgctttttggtcacataaTAAGCAACCTATATACAGAGTAATGTTCAAACATTTGATACAGTATTGAATAATGGGAAAATTGACATGAAAAGTCTGTTAAAAACAGCTTCAGAAACTCTAATGGGTGGCCCTGTCCCAGTCATCTTACTTCAGCACAGTGGGATTCATCTGTATCATCATGGACAATGCTTCTCTTCCACTCCACCCAAGAGACATAGAACTTATCCTGAGCACCCTGAATTTTCTGGTTGGCACTATGCACATTCTTCCTGGCAAATTCGATCTGGAACAcattgaaataaaacaaacacactAGTTGGACATTAATATTAGCCTGTTCTTAAATCTACAATAACATAAAAACCAAGAATTTCCAGAGCTACACCTGCTatcattgttattttttgtcaGTATGTGTAAGTCACCAAAGTAGTCATAGTTCTTTACTACCTCTAGTTAACTATTAAACTACTGTCTCCAAATATACCCCATTTAGCACAGGCAACTCAAAtgtagtatgtgtatgtgtaaaatGCAGTTAATATTACAAGACGGAAAGGAATTCTAAGTTCCTCTTCCCTGTTACCAGTCGCCTATTTCCCTTTCCAAGAAGCTGGCTTCTACTGGCAGTACAACACATACTCTTCTGCAACCTCGTGATCTTTAATGGCTACACAATCATCTTTTGTGATGTATTAACTTAATTATTTCCCCATTAGTTGATAGCTATTTAGTCTTTTGAAACTCAAATCAAATatattatctgtaaaataaatttCTACAAGTAAAACTGCTTGAGGCATAGGTGTGTCTGTAACTCCTAGAACAGTCCTCTGAAACCTCCAGAAGTGTAAAGGTACACCTCTTTCTCTATACCATTGCCCACATCATCAAACTTTGCCAGTGTGAGACATAGAAGAGGAATCTGTGTTTGACTATCAGAGTAAGATTAACATTGCTTCATAAATTACAGCTATTTATACTTCCCTTTCTGTGTCTGTATACTCTTTGCCTATGTCATTATGGGGTTGTTCATAGGTCAGATTAAAAAATTCTTGATTTCATATATTTACTCTTATCCCTCAAGATAAATGAACTCACAGCATATATACCTTTAAAGTGTGACTCACCAGGTTAACAGTGGAATGGAGCTGAGAAATAGTCTCTTGGCTTTTTTGCTTAGCTTCTTTAATCCTGTTGAGAGCCTGCTCGTAGGCACGTGAGCGGAGCTTGGTAGACAGGGATCCCAGTCTAATATAATAAGTTGGCTTCTGAACCACATCAAACCCCTCAactttttttgcttctttttctgaagt is a window of Manis pentadactyla isolate mManPen7 chromosome 3, mManPen7.hap1, whole genome shotgun sequence DNA encoding:
- the PLIN2 gene encoding perilipin-2; this encodes MTSVAVDPYPSVVTRVANLPLVSSTYDLVSWAYISTKDQYPCLKSVCEMAEKGVKTITSVAVTSTLPIIQKLEPQIVVANTYACKGLDRIEEKLPILSQPTNQVVASAKGAVTGAKDAVTTTVTGAKDSMASTITGVMDRTKGAVTGSVEKTKSVVNGSINTVLGSRMMQLVSSGVENALTKSELLVDQYLPLTQEELEKEAKKVEGFDVVQKPTYYIRLGSLSTKLRSRAYEQALNRIKEAKQKSQETISQLHSTVNLIEFARKNVHSANQKIQGAQDKFYVSWVEWKRSIVHDDTDESHCAEHIESRTLAVARNLTQQLQTTCHTLLSNMQGLPQNIQDQASHVGMMAGDIYSVFRNAASFKEVSDSLLTSSKGQLQKMKESLDDVMDYLVNNTPLNWLVGPFYPQPTES